Proteins encoded within one genomic window of Entelurus aequoreus isolate RoL-2023_Sb linkage group LG26, RoL_Eaeq_v1.1, whole genome shotgun sequence:
- the LOC133643504 gene encoding neurexophilin-2: MKVLGWTTLVLCQWILRKVQGLDKKVDFADLGQVGSAMKTLPYSMAGGTGGAPPGGAGKPPYQTRIFSSSFDQTPLKSKPPAYSFFNPYDTARNQSLLVDQTGYRSKRKPSLKTAMKTKKIFGWGDFYFNVKTLKFSLLVTGKIVDHINGTFTVYFRHNSSSLGNVSVSIVPPTKVVEFEVLQQQFLHPHSQQEVQIQETQQSPVDPKEVKTFNCRVEYEKTNRSKKPKPCLYDPSQTCFTEHTQSHAAWLCAKPFKVICIFISFFSIDYKLVQKVCPDYNFQSEHPYLG, translated from the coding sequence GTCCAAGGGTTGGACAAGAAAGTGGACTTCGCAGACCTGGGCCAGGTGGGCTCCGCGATGAAGACTCTTCCTTACAGCATGGCCGGAGGCACAGGTGGAGCACCACCAGGAGGAGCTGGTAAACCTCCGTACCAAACCCGAATCTTCTCTTCCTCCTTTGACCAGACACCCCTGAAATCCAAGCCGCCCGCCTACAGTTTCTTTAACCCTTACGACACGGCCCGTAACCAGTCCCTGCTGGTAGATCAGACGGGGTACCGCTCAAAGCGTAAGCCCTCTCTGAAGACTGCAATGAAGACTAAGAAGATCTTTGGCTGGGGGGATTTCTACTTCAACGTCAAGACCCTCAAGTTCAGCTTGTTAGTGACAGGGAAGATTGTGGACCACATCAACGGGACGTTCACCGTGTACTTCCGTCACAATTCGTCCAGTCTTGGGAACGTGTCAGTCAGTATTGTCCCTCCCACCAAAGTGGTGGAGTTCGAGGTCCTCCAGCAGCAGTTCTTGCACCCCCACAGCCAACAAGAGGTCCAGATCCAAGAGACCCAGCAATCCCCCGTCGACCCCAAAGAGGTGAAGACTTTTAACTGCCGGGTGGAGTACGAGAAAACCAACAGGTCCAAGAAGCCCAAACCCTGCCTGTACGACCCGTCCCAGACGTGCTTCACGGAGCACACCCAGTCGCACGCCGCCTGGCTCTGCGCTAAACCCTTCAAAGTCATCTGCATCTTCATCTCCTTCTTTAGCATCGATTACAAGTTGGTTCAGAAGGTGTGCCCGGACTACAACTTCCAAAGTGAGCACCCTTACTTGGGATAA